A single region of the Bicyclus anynana chromosome 16, ilBicAnyn1.1, whole genome shotgun sequence genome encodes:
- the LOC112055534 gene encoding uncharacterized protein LOC112055534, with translation MIQFDSCCFCIPLRTGCLILGYLHLIASIILAIVSIVTLAAVGAVIASTDPAKIDESAVAALIAVYVIVLILVAVLLTFSILLVVGLHKERRSFVKAYLIYYLIFIILYTIMFIVRCASLPPDVGYIIGTLIQILLSCYFLLVIRSHWVTMGDNFNSA, from the exons ATGATTCAATTCGATTCTTGCTGCTTCTGCATACCTCTAAGGACTGGCTGCCTTATCCTGGGTTATTTGCATCtg ATCGCGTCGATAATCCTCGCTATAGTTTCTATAGTGACGTTGGCGGCGGTCGGTGCGGTGATCGCCTCCACTGACCCGGCGAAGATCGACGAATCTGCCGTGGCAGCGCTTATAGCTGTCTACGTCATCGTCCTCATTCTTGTAGCTGTTCTACTCACCTTCTCCATACTGCTGGTCGTTGGATTACACAAG gagcGACGAAGCTTCGTCAAGGCTTACTTGATCTACTATTTGATCTTCATCATACTGTATACTATAATGTTCATAGTGAGATGCGCTAGCCTGCCGCCCGATGTTGGCTATATTATTGGAACCTTGATCCAGATAC TTCTCAGCTGTTACTTCCTGCTGGTCATCAGGAGTCACTGGGTCACAATGGGTGACAACTTCAACAGTGCTTAA
- the LOC128198853 gene encoding uncharacterized protein LOC128198853, whose product MIHIDKCCFCLPLRTWCLILGYLHLIGSIIQAVVIIMSLPPISSLADIEGKLGIEHKDVNGAIAISLINLQIVLFFFAFAIVLVVGLHKEYRGHVKAYLIYYLMFLLLYTIMYVVSLATQALDWGYTIGTSLQILLGVYFLLVVHSHWVNTAAGNLHGNKPATFHP is encoded by the exons ATGATACATATTgacaagtgttgtttttgctTACCGCTGCGAACCTGGTGTCTGATCCTGGGATATTTACACCTG ATAGGGTCAATAATCCAAGCGGTGGTGATTATAATGTCACTTCCACCCATTTCTTCCCTGGCCGACATTGAAGGCAAGCTAGGGATTGAGCACAAAGACGTAAACGGAGCGATAGCTATCTCCCTCATTAACCTTCAAATAGTTCTTTTCTTCTTTGCCTTCGCCATAGTCCTGGTTGTTGGGTTACATAAG gAGTACCGCGGTCACGTGAAAGCGTACCTGATATACTACCTGATGTTCCTCCTGCTGTACACAATCATGTACGTCGTGAGTCTGGCCACGCAGGCCTTGGACTGGGGCTACACCATCGGCACTTCATTACAAATAT TGCTCGGCGTGTATTTCCTCCTTGTCGTTCACAGTCACTGGGTCAACACGGCTGCCGGTAACTTACACGGAAACAAACCTGCGACTTTCCAcccttaa